In Catharus ustulatus isolate bCatUst1 chromosome 30, bCatUst1.pri.v2, whole genome shotgun sequence, the DNA window gtctggggaTGCATGGCCAgagcccccaggacccctccagTGTTTGGGTTCACCCTGGGGCACCCCAATCCCGCTGTCCCaaaggatttggggtctgggggtgtcccggccactccagccctgcccgtccccgctctgtcccctccGTCCGTGCCCGGCAgggattatttttgtttttagggGTTATTTTTGGGCCGTTCCCGTCCCGGTCacgagcagctgctgccccggTGACGCTCCTGGGccactctggggacagggacacagcgaGTGAGTGCCACCAGggcccctcccacccccccagACTCAGGATCCAGCCCCTCctggaccccccaaatcccccctcgCTGCCCCAcggcaggaacaggagctgtgtcctgctcctgagctgccccaattcccaaaccccaattccagctgggaattccccccgtttccccattcccagttttggggtgcccaggtccCTGAATCTTTCCCAAGCACAGGAAGTTTGGGAgatggagctgagcacaggatgTAATTAACCCCAAATTagggctgggattggggtgaaGAGGCGGCACCACCCCTGGCTGGCTCCTGTGGGAATGCTGATCCTGTTtgaggggtcccagggctgggggaaaccagagaggggctgagggatttgggggggatgaggaattttggggggtggggaatTTAAATTTATGGggctgagggatttgggggggatgaggaattttgggggatgaggaattttggggggtggggaatTTAAATTTATGGGGATGAGGAATTCAGGGGGTTGAGGAATTTATGGGGCTGAGAAATTGGAGGGGCTCAGGATTTTGAGGAgctgaggaattttggggactGAGGAATTCGGGGgtttaaggaatttttggggctgaggaatttgggggatgaggaattttgggggacCAAAGATTTTGAGGGGCTGAGGAATTTATAGGGCTGAGGAATTTGAGGGGCCTGAAGTATTTTGGGGGGGCTGAGAAATTTAAATCTGTGGGGCTGAGGAATTTAGGGGTttgaggagttttggggggcTGAGAAATTTAAATCTGTGGGGCTGAGGAATTCAGGAGTttgaggaaatttggggaaagaGGAATTTGAAGGGCTGAGGAATTCGGGGTCTGAGGAATTTAAGTTTGTGGGGCTGAGGAATTCAGGGGTTTGAGGAATTTGCGGTCTGAGGTATTTGGGGGGGctgagaaatttaaatttatggGGCTGAGgaattcagggtttttttggaatttgggggctgagaaatttaaatttacGGGACTGAGGAATTCAGGGCTttaaggaattttggggaatgaGGAATTCGGGGGGCTGAGCTCCCCAGAGATGCCTCAGCCGGGTCCAGCCCCGCCGGGATCCGGACCCGTAACGGGATCCTGGGCATTATCAGCATCCCCCGGCCGGCTCGGGCTCCGGTTTCTTGGCCGAGCCGTTGCTGCAGCAACGTCGGGCCGGGCATTGTGGGGCCCTTTGAGGCGGACAAGAGCCCTTTGAGAGCGCGGGGGGCCCTCGGAGTCACTCGATAGCCCCCGGCGCTCCCCCCGTGGCCAGCCCGAGGACACCGGACACCCCCCGGAGccccgggagcggggctgggcacCGGGGATGCGCTGCTGACAGATGGGGGATGCCGCTGGGGTCACGGCGTGGCCACCACGGCCACCTTTGGGCTACCGGAGGGGTTTGACCCCCCCTGAACCCAGAGCTCGTCCAGACCCTCCCGAATCTCCGCGGTTCTGGCGCATCCCGGGGGTGCCGGGGGGACACCCGGGGGTGACACCGAGGTGATGCTGTCACCCCGTCCGTGCCCACGGGGTCTGGGGGTGCCACCCGGGGTCACCCCGAGGGTTGTGCCCGCCAGGCCCGGCCCCCGCGGGGGTGGCCGGCGGTGCCAGCCGGGCTGGCCAGCCCCGGTATCGGATCCTCCCGGAGGGAGGGGGCTTGGAGCTTATTTAACGTGCCCTGCCCGGCCGGGCGGGCGCACTCGGAGCGCGGggagctcaggtgagcacaggtggcTCTGGGCCCCCCATCCCAGACCCCTCCCCgatcccccagcccttccctgtgaCATTCggggggtgtgtgtgacactcGGGGGGCTGGCGGGTGACGTGCCGGGGGTCCCGCAGCCGCAGCCATGGGATCGCAGCTGGAAGGGGCCATGGAGACCCTGATCAATGTGTTCCACCACTACTCGGGCAAGGAGGGCGACAAGTACAAGCTGAGCAAGAAGGAGctcaaggagctgctgcagagcgAGCTGGGATGTTTCCTGGAGGTAACTGGGACCagtttggggttctgggggctccctttccccctctcccccagggGAACAGcggctgcccagccccagggctcacCCTGTGCCCCCCCAGGCCCAGAAGGACGCGGGGGCCGTGGAGAAGATCATGCAGGACCTGGATGAGAACGGCGACGGGGAGGTGGATTTCCAGGAATTCGTGGTCCTGGTGGCCGCCCTGACCGTGGCCTGCAACACTTTCTTCTGGGAGAACGCCTGACCCCCCCTCTGTGCCGCAGCAGGACGTGGGTTCCCAAAATCCAGagctccctctctgctccccagctcagcccctctgctccccagcattcccaggggATCCCACTGGGATCCAGCTCCACAATAAAGGCACCGACCCAGCCCGAGGGGTGTTGTCAGCTCCTTCATTTGGGATTTCCATCCCCCCTTGTGCCAGTGCCCCCCCAGGGGACAATCCCACCTTGGGGTCACGGGGAAAAGCCACCCTGGGTCACCCCGAGTGCCTGGATCCACCCTGGGATCCACCCTGGGATCCACCCTGGGATCCACCCTGGTGACCCCGGGGCGGGCGATCGCGGTGTCGGGGTGTGGGAGCGCCAGGGTTTGGGAAAGCGAGGGGTGACAGGCTGGGACTCGCTGCAGGTGGCTCCAGAGGCGCCGGCACCGCGCCCGCGGGGCTGGAGGAACCGGTTGGGATCTCCCGGCCCAGCGGGATGGGACGGTGGCCAAGGGcgccaccagggccaccagcgCCATCACCCGGGGCTGGGATGGGCGTTGGGacacagggctgctcccagggggTGGTGGGGCATGGGAAAGGGGTcaaggagcagctgggcagtgtTCCCTGGACACggtgggacactgggagggtCCTGGGTTGGACTGGGTTGGACTGGGTTGGACTCCACGGTCCTTTCCAACTCCACAACTCCCTAACCCCCCGAGCCTATGCGATTCCAAGATCCAGTGCTTTGTGATTCCACGATTCCCAGATTCTGTGACAACGGGATTGACAGCAGAGCTGATAAAGCCGATGCGGAATTCACAGCGATTCCGTGGGATTCGGGCATTCATTCCATAGTTCCATGGCTCCAGGGCTCCTTGATCCCATGACTCCCCGGTCCCATGGTTCCATGACGAATCCATGACGATTCCATGAGGAATCCATGACGATTCCATTAGGAATCCATGAGGAATCAATGACGTAATCATTTACCATGACGTCACAGCGACTCCACCCCTTTCTCGATAATGAGTTCCCGCCTCTCTCTATGCCCCGCCCCTTTCCCCGCCCCTTTCATGGGCCGCACCAATCACCGCGCTCCTAGCGGCGCTCGCGCGGGGGTGGGCGTGGCCGAGCGCGCGGCCGCCATTTcggcgggggcgggagcggcgcgggcGCCATTTTGTCGCGGGGCGGCTGAGggagaagcggcggcggcggcgggagcgggcggaGCTCAgcgccagccccggccccgcgccggCCCCACACCGGCCCCGCACTCACCCGCCCGCCCGCCGGAGCCACCGGAGACCTGGCGACCGTGTGCTTCGGTGAGTGAGAGCGGCCCGGCTGCGCGGGGCGCCGGGGGGGGGCGCTGCTGAGGGCCCGGGGTCCCCTCACGGTCCCCTCATGGCCCGGGGTCCCCTCAGGATCGGCGCCGGGGCTGATGGAGGCGGAGcgtttggggtttatttcctcaggaaaaaagcCGCTTTAAAAACCACTTCAACTTGAAAAAGCTGCTGTATgtgataataaaaatattaaatatagtTTTAAACAAGAGTAAGGCTTTCTGGTGTCTCAGTTTATCTTCTCAATAAAGCCATTTTATTTTGCGGATATTGTAAGAGTGAGTGCGTCCCGGCCGTCACCCACCCGTTAAATTTGCTGctaattataaattaaattaataaatcgATCTGCAGACCTCGGGGTTGGAACTCAGCATGTTTCTGTGGCATCCAGCACTGAAGGGGATTTAAATCCCTGCCCTGAGGGAGGTGGAACCTCGATGGTTTTAAAGGATTCGATGCTTTTGTAGCATCATCCTGgatttttattcccaattttatttcagaatcgGGGTTTGCACCTTGGTAATGCTGAGAACATGGAAAATGTGGAGGTGTCACTGTGCCAAAGGCATTTATTTGCTGTTTACAGCTGGATTTTTGTGCTATGACTCAAAACAGCGATAAGACATTTGCTGCAAAAAGATAAACGTAAATTAAAGTAACTCCCATGTTTATTAAACCTGACTAggaaacattaaaatacattaatacaGTACCTATAACCTGCCTCGCTCTGAGTTCTTTCCACACAGAACagagtttttttaatgtttaatgatataaatatataataattgTATCAAATTGATGattttggttctgttttgtACCTTATGGCATTTGGTTGCTGTCTTGCTGCTGGATTTTTGTATTATTCTTCTTAATATTGCTGATtgttaaaagataatttttttggtgggggagAAGTAAAGGAATTCCCTGATTTATTAAAACTGGGAGAGGAccaaaaaccattaaaaatcccagaatcagaACCGAAAAATTCCATCAGGGggttaaaaatcacagaaaataaatgaatatattACACATAACATGCCCTGATCTCGATTTCACCCCCTCAGGGATGCAGAAAGGGAGGGATTTTTAGTGTTTGGCGGTACAAATGAGTGATAAAGATCTGAGTTTTCTCTTTTGGGCCCTGTTTTGCAGATTCTCTGAAGATGGCTGCACAGTCAGCACCGAAGGTCGTGCTAAAGAGCACCACCAAGATGTCTCTGAACGAGCGGTGAGGAAGCCAACGGCACCTTCAGCTCCTAAgaaatcatttttttttttttaatttttatttttttaaaacttaattcTCACTATccaaatccaaaaaaaaccaaaaaacccaccgTGGTTTCCGCCCTCTTTTAACCTGGTGGAGCGAGCGGGTGCCTCCACACACACCCTGCGGCACGGCAGGGGTTAAAAGGGCCGAAATTCCGGAGACATCTCCGTGTttcttagtaaaaaaaaatccaaaaacaaaCCGGTGGGATGCG includes these proteins:
- the S100A1 gene encoding protein S100-A1 isoform X2; protein product: MGSQLEGAMETLINVFHHYSGKEGDKYKLSKKELKELLQSELGCFLEAQKDAGAVEKIMQDLDENGDGEVDFQEFVVLVAALTVACNTFFWENA
- the S100A1 gene encoding protein S100-A1 isoform X1, which produces MLSPRPCPRGLGVPPGVTPRVVPARPGPRGGGRRCQPGWPAPVSDPPGGRGLGAYLTCPARPGGRTRSAGSSAAAMGSQLEGAMETLINVFHHYSGKEGDKYKLSKKELKELLQSELGCFLEAQKDAGAVEKIMQDLDENGDGEVDFQEFVVLVAALTVACNTFFWENA